ATTGTGGTAGGCGAAAACCGAGCacagctgacagaccttcccatgcacgacTGGAAAGCAATTATATAGACAAATCGTACATAAGGGTGTGTACTTAACAGAGTTGCGCATTTAAATCTTTAAACATGTCTTAGATTCTTGAAAATCGACAATATATGTTACACAGAGATACGAAATTAACAACAATGTTTAAAGTTTCGATAAATTTAGTCGATAAACCCTATGATTGGTAGAATATTACAAATACCTGGATATTTTGCTTTCCACATTTCCTCTATTTTCTTCTGAACTTCAATCGTCTCTGTATAAGACAAATTGCCTTCGATGTCTACGTGCTTTCGTCGTAAAGCTTGGCAAGCACAGACATCAATGGCATTGGATGCGAAAGACTGGGTAGTAGGTGGCGCTGTGTCCATGGGGCTTATCAAGTAATCTCCCCAGTTCACGAAGTACACCGCCTTCGACAGTTTTTCCCTGCATAGAGATAGCAAAGGACCTTTTCTCAATTCAGCTAATCTTTTGCAGTTTGAGGATTGCTCTAAAGTGAGGATAGTTGCACATTTGGTACAGATGTATAAAACTAATATCTAAtctttataaaattatacaataaGAAGTTTATTTTGCAAATGTATTTAGCATGTTAAACTTTAACAGCGAATATCATTCTCGCCATTTTAAAATTAGCTGATTAAATATTGAAAGCTCCTCAACATACCCACTAGTTGAATAGTACACTTCCGGTTTGGTGATGGTGACCGAAAGAGAACAGCCAGTGCATCCTGGGAAATTCCGGCTGAAACAGCATTTTATACACACTTAATTCCTGATGATTGTaaactgatttcaaaattttgaacatATGTGATTTTCTGGTGTTAATTAAAAATGCAAGACTGTAAGATCTCCAGCATCAACAGCAAACACGcacttgtaaaatatttatttatttgatttgtgtttaaagtcGTCATGAAGAACCATTTACTTTTATGATGTGCaataatataatgaaatatgtacaaatttcGAGATTTGCCATGGCTTTGTCAGATGTAATTCTaaaatggtgtttttatttGCCGATTTTAAGAGTATACAAACCTGGTATATTATTCTCCCATGTCGTGGTTATACCCCTAGCTAAGGGCATCTGGGCTTCTTTCATCAAAACGCTTTTGAGAATCACCGAATAGTGGAGATCGTACGGTCGAGCCTCATTCCTTTTGTATACTGGGTTGAAAACATTCTTCTCCATCAGCTTCGTCTGGAAAACGTTTCCGGTTGGTGGGGCGGATATCTCTGGGTAAAGGAACTCACCCTCCTTGGCGATGAAGTATGTTACAGCTGTGAGCTGAATTCTggaatcaaaattcaaaattcacaGGAAGAATATTCATGATCTGTGAGAAAAATCAGTTTAATTTTACTAAAACAAGACATAATTCAGTTCAGTAGACAGCAAAAAGGTATTTTTCTGTCCTGTTAATTAAGCACAAAATATCTGTATTATTCTCCACAATGTGGTACCGAGAATCTACTACTATACTAGACAGAAAACAGAATTCGTCTATGCGACGTATATCTTCTTTCGCGGATTGCCTAACAGGCAATTTCAATAACAAACTATGGTATTAAGCGTACAAAGCATCAAATCATTGCACTTTCAGACTTGTTTCAGTTGCATCAAACGATCCTTAAAAGATAATCTTAACTGAATGATCAACTGTGACTATGTCCAGAAAGGGAGCGAGGAGGCGTTTTAACATCCCTGAGATTcaatcatatatacataaataaaattaaaacaaaatatttacttaccCGTAAATTCCAACATGTCTTTGTTTCCGAACAACGTATACCTTCACATAGCAGTTACAATCTTTGATATCTGTAAggtagaaaacaaaacatgtaaacCTAGTAGGTAAAGGTCGTTTGTTTCAAATAATGTATACTTGGGCACTTTTGGAGATCCTATATGGCTGCTGCGAAAGAATGGACTGTTCAGAGTTGGGAGTTACCATGCCGCATTACGTTGGGGAGAGTGCTATTAAAGTGCCATAAAacattgtataaaaaaaaagcgAAATGATCGAatacaagaaatgaaaaaaaaatatatacaaataaataaattaaataaagaagTCAAGAAATAAGgttatttaaattatttgatatataaataaattaagtaggAATTTGAGAATTAACAATGCCGGACACTACCTTCGCTTCCCTCGGCCCAGGCGTTGTAGATGGCTTCTTCCACGTGATTACTAAGATCTCCAATGAGGTAGAGAGTATAAGAATTTTCTGTGTCAAACAACGTGCTGTTTTCCCTGTACACAGTCAGCTCACCATCACCGTTTTGAGTTAAGATATCGTTCAGGGTGTTCCACACCTCTGCTGTAGAATTCGTCATATTAAAGCTCATGGAGTCGCAGTTGACTGTGTACATAACCTTTATGACTTCCTTCCTGGAATTTACCAAAACATTTAGAAAGTAAGCAAAATTAAATGGAAAACTTAAAAGCAGtgaaattaagaaaaagaaaaagatatagACATGGAGATAAAAGATGAAAGATAAAGAATACAAACTCACCCATTCTCATCAATCTGGGATTCCTTTCTCACTACATCTACCTCAAGCCTCGAACAGTTTTGTGCAGCTGTGGGTTAGAAAAGAGAAAAGCGTTCATTTAGTTTAGCTAATTAGGTGGTGCGTATTATATTCACACACCTCCTCTCTGAAACATCCTTTAGATTTGCCAGAAAATGATATATAGTTTGTCTGCCTCGTATACAACTGTTGCCTGTGCACCGTAAAGTTACAGCGTCGAATTCCTATAACTATCTATTTTTACATGATCATAGTATCttcattataatatttattgatttatttatttatttgattggtgtttacgccatactcaaggatatttcacttacgcgacggtggtcagaattatggtggcaggaaaccaggaagagcccgtgcaaaacccacgaacatccgcaggttgtggcCATTCATCATAATACTATTTGAATTTGTGAATATGCTACCCACTTTTTTGCGAATGGATTAACTTAACAGAAAATACTGGGACCCATCCACATGGGCCAAATTAATAAGTGGAAATGGTAATTAATAAGACTACATGGCTCACGCAATATATCCTATATTAAGTTAAAGACTCGAGAGAgaattgtttaatttttatttgtgtttaccCTCAGTACTGTTCCTTATCGCCTCCTCGAGAAATTCTTTAAGGACATCGTTATCAATGTAACTATTGTTTCCGGTAAAATAGATCACGTGGTGGTTGTCGTATTCGGTAAGATTTCCGGGGTTGGCCACAGTCACTTCTCCGGAAACATCCGAGGTGAAGTATCGAGTAAGTTCCGGTAAGCCAGGTCCAGGCTGTACGAACGGGTTGTTCAGTTCGTCGTTCACCAGCACGAAGTAAATGTACCGTGTTATTATCGACCTGAATGAAAACAGGAAACCAAAACAGTTAGAAGCGGAGAAATAATAAGTCTTAATCTCGAAAATTCCCGAGTTATCTCGCGCTAAATTAACGAAACCTTAGaaaagtatttttcttttaaaataaaacttgaattACAGCCGTGATAATGACGAATAGTCCAGAGAGGGAATTAGTATGTGTAGTTTTATATATTAACGACAAATTACAGACTGCACTGATTCACATATCTGAGATGAGGGTAAGCCAATGGAAAGACATGAAAGTTAAAAACACAGAATTCAGTGTAAcgatacaatatttatttaaaatatttattcacagAATGAGAAACATATTCATTTTTGCAACATCTCTAACTCGAGCATTGTTTCAAGCCGAACGAttagaaaatgtacaaatagaACGTCTGCATTGTTGTCGCATAGGCATAAATTGCCCTGTCCTTCTATCTGCTATGCGCTGTGCGCATGTCTGCTGATTATACCTCAAAACTGCTATCTGACttattatttctgtatttctctGGACTTACCCGTCTCTGTCCAAGTAGCGAACTCGTCGTGGAATATGAATAACGAACGTACACTCACAGTTTTGGTATTCTGAAACACATCCAGGAATACATTTTCATTAGACAAAAGACAAACAATCACCTTCGGTCCGGACAGAACACAGATTAGAAAATGTAGTTAATGCACAGTTTGAAACGAATTGGTATTCGAACAAACGTAGGGGTACTGACACACGAAGGATATTCACACACGAAGTAACATTCACGAAGGAAGTAGTATTCACAAAGCAAGTGGGATTCACAGGATTCAATACTGCAATTCAAGCTTTACATATATGTCCAGTTTGTTTGAGCGAAGGCgtgaataaaataatactgaGCGATTTTGCCAGTTTAAAGCATTTTTAGCCTAAGCTGTGTAGTTTAATATTCATTTCTATAGTTTCAATGACGTCTGGAGGGAAATCTGCTATCGTGTTACTCATGTATGGCAAGACATCAATGGTCTGaccagcttggacctgagtcaTCATTGCGCGGCAAAAAGTAAACGCAAAAGATACTTAAACTTATTATCTATTACCTGGATATTTTGCCTGCCAAGCTTGGATGAGTTTTGTTGTCACCGTTCTCACAGTGTCGGTTCTCTTTGCCTTATAATACAAGTCATAATGGTACATATATCTCCAGGGCTTTGGGCCTTCatatattctgatattgtagccTCGGTTTCTAATGGCTTCTCCAATAGACTCGATGGTCGGAGGCAGAAGGGGCCCATCTAGACCCTCAACCAAACTGGCATTGTACACAAGTTCGCCAACATTTCGTCTGTTGAAAGAAGGAAAGCAGATTCATGGTCAGGAAATGTTGACAGAATTTATCCCTCAAGAAACACTGATGGCGTGTGGTTAAAATTGGTAAAACACCCCAATGTTTGAAAAGTATACAAAGGATAACATATTGGAAGGTACTTTTGCAGGAAAGGATTGTTCAAACAGGGTACACCCCAAAAGTATATACCTTTCGACAACAGAGCTTTGTCCACCATATGTATCAATTAACACATAACGTCCCATGATAATACAACTAATAAGTACTGATTGCCTGAGCAAATTTATTCACGTAAAGAGATGTATTCCTTTGTATAATTTGCTGGGAACTTAATTTCAACATATAGTAAGTTGGATATTTTGAACTTTCTTTTTAGTGCGCAATTAGCCTATATACAGCAGCCTGGGAAGGTAGTGATATATGATTATCGCAACGAAATCTAGAACTTGCCCTGTCCGTGCCTGTAACGATGGCAGCTATTGTACTAATCGGTATGCAATTTATAAAGTAGGGGATATGCTCATATTCCTAAAAACACGATTGTATTTTCAACACAGTAAAACTGTTCACGGCGTGTCATGGTAATCGTTAGGACACTGTTACGGCGTTTTGCCATGACATGCGCATCAATCTAGTCGGGTTCAAACTTTGTATTCCAACTTGTCATTTGAAATTTGTGCGTATATCGTTTTATGGATAAGATCTTAACGTGTTATTGCTAAACTGGTTATCTGATTAAACATAAAAAGCCCATACTTTTTTCATTAGTATATAGGCGAGTTAAACGTGTTTCAACTGGCCCTTTAATTACATAATCCGTACCTTAAACGAGTCAAAATCAGGCCCAgcagaaaaagttacaaattgcGATGGATATATCAGAACAAATCGTTTCGTCGAAACAACTCACCCTCTTGGGTCCAAAGTGTCGTATTTTTCCAGGCGTTGAATTCGTATACTCGTCTGCTGGACACCTATAATTAGaagagtgaatgattatggcttaacgccacatggaTACAATTAGAAGACGACACCGTAATAAAAAACGCAGTGACTTATTACGTAGTTTGTGACAACAGTTTATGTCCACCTTTCTGTATCCCTCTCCCCCATCCCaactttttatttctcttttcatGTCCAGTTTTAAACACCTTCATATTTCAGCTACAATTTCATACTCCTCACAATacagataaaacacaaaaaatcgGTAAAAAAAAACGCACCCCacgaagaaaaacaacaaaagtaaaTAAGCGGCTCTATGTAATTGAGCTCCTTGTGTGCAGCATATTCAATCCTGAAGTATCTGGCCTGGTATTTACGAGGCAACGGATCATGCAGTTTTTGTAAATTACTATACGCAGTGCCACGCGTGCAGGCATTGGATTAGTTTTAGATTGAACCAAATAGTTAACTATTTGTCATGAAAGTAACTCAATTACTTTTGTTTACCTGTCAATGGGTTTTGGATTTAGGATTTGTGGGGTAAGATGACCTCGTTTGCAATGTGCATTACGTCATCAATGGAATGCGtatgtcaaaaatgaaaatcagcaCCTGGTAACAACGATGGGTACACAAGGTGGAGGAGTACCAAGACTACCAAATGCGAATACAACAGATTAAAGCAAAGAGTGTAACACTAGGGCCGCTTTattgatagttggcaaatgttcacaggTAACACGTGAAACCCGGCCTATTGgcagtttaccttagttagggtaTTATTCTAACCGTGTGTGTAATTGCTGAAAAAACCAGCTAACAAAAATCGAGCAGCATGGCTCAGGcaaaattaggtacaaaaaataCAGTATTAACTAGAATATATTTCACGTTACCAGTatagaaatatttcagtaaCAGTGACACGATTATCAACTGGCTCAGAGTATCAAAATTATCAATTGGGGAGTCATTTGTTCAGAATAATAAGATTGTCTGAAGTTACTTCCAAAGCATACCAAAATTGTCGAGTCTGGAGTCATTTGTTCATGATAATAAGATTGTCAATTGTGGAGTCATTTGTTCAGAACAATAAGATTGTCAATTATGAAATGACTTGCTAAGAGTACCAAAATGACCAATTGTGGAGGTTCTTGCCTAGAGAACCAAGACTGCAACTTTGTCACTACGAAGTCATATGCTAAAGTTCTTGGTCATTGTTGGTCTCGAACTTATTCCAGCCTTTTTCACATGCAGTGCCTATAAATTGTTTTGTAGTTTTAAGAGGGCATGCGATTCACAGATGCATTGGATATGTACCAGGGGTTGCTCTACTGATTACTTTTCTTGGTTCTACTAATTGTTTTTACTGTTTAGAAATTGTACTTAAATAGgtgctgaagaattttccatTCATACGACCGCCATGGGTAGAGGAAAACATGCAGAAACTGGTGGAAATCAGTATCGTTAGACCGGCACAAGATCTGATAAAGCATAAATAAAGCTGTTATCGAGGGATTTCCTGGAGCTGAGATATTTAGACAAGGTACTCACCTCTTGCTAGGTTTCTCAGATATATGCCATAACGCAGGATATCAATAATATGCTCCTCGTCCAAAAACTTCCACCATTTGTAGACATAGATTGTGCTGACGAAACCTGTAACAAACacaatacataaaacaatagGATAATGGATTAGACAGAAAACCGAACAAATATTTTTGGCCATTTTCATCCCACTAATACTGAACCAATGCAGCaattttacagctgaaaacaaatttaaaaaattacccGTGGTTTAGAATATGATGTATCGGTATTCCCAATCCGCTTTTCATACAAAGAGCTATCGTGCTGTACTGACTCGTATTGCGTtgaaacagaaaagaaatgttGGAGACCTATATCAAAGTTTACACAGTTCAAAAAGGAATTTTCGTTCTTTAGTGAATTTACTCACTAGTTGATGGTGGCGTTGTGACAacaggcgttgttgttgttggctgtTCTGTTGTCGTTTtggttgttgttgctgtggTTGAAGTTTCAGTTTCCGTCGGTATGGCGGTGGTTTTCGTTGTTGTAGGCGTACTGTGTTTAACATCAGATGACGTAGGGACTGATGATATCGATGACGTTGTGGAGTTTGAAGACATATTGTCATCAGTTATCATCTGTATATTATCCGTGGTAGTTTGAGTAGTCACGGTGGTAGACTCTGTCATGCCAGACGTTACATTCGTTACATTTGCAGAACCTTGCTGCTCAGTGACCACGGGAGCATTCGGCGTCGTAGAACCAGTGTAGCGTGAAGAAGAATAATTACTTGTTGCTTGGGGGTCAGTGACAATAACTACTGGAGTGAACGAAGAATTTGTTGGGTCCAGTGTTGGAAACGGAGTAGACGATATCGTTGTACTGTTGTCGGTGACGTTAGTCGTAGGGCTAACTCTCGTGGGAATGACAGCGATTCTTGATTCGCAAAAATATCCCGTGAATCCAGTGAGGCAAGTACACTCAAAACTAGTCGTTCTTTGTACACAGATTCCATTGTTTTGACAAGAATCGAACCTACAGACTTGGGGTTGCGTTGTTTCACTTGCGGCTGTCGTATTGCTCGATGGCATCACCGTTGTTGTGTCATTATATTGGCAAACATTTCCCAAAAATCCGGGTTTGCAACGGCACTCAACACCATTTTGCAGCTGCACGCATGCGCCATCGTTTAAACATGGCTGGGCAGAACAAAGTAAAGCGCCGGTGGTCAGATTGGTTGTTGTGCTGTCACTTACTGGAACTGGTGTCGTTGTTGTGCTGTCACTTACTGGAACTGGTGTCGTTGTTGTGCTGTCACTTACTGGAACTGGTGTCGTTGTTGTGCTGTCACTTACTGGAGCTGGTGTCGTTGTTGTGCTGTCACTTACTGGAACTGGTGTAGTTGTTGTGCTGTCGCTTACTAGAACTGGTGTCGTTGTTGTGCTGTTGCTTACTGGAACTGGTGTCGTTGTTGTGCTGTCACTTACTGGAGCTGGTGTCGTTGTTGTGCCGTCACTTACTGGAACTGGTGTCGTTGTTGTTCTGTCACTTACTGGAACTGGTGTCGTTGATATGCTGCTTTCACAGAGGTATCCAGTATATCCATCAGGACAAAAACACTCAAACCCGCTTGGTAAGTGTACACAAACGCCATTATTCAAACATGGGTCAGACCTACACAGATCACCTGAAGTAATCTGCACACCAGATGGCGTCGTACCTCCGGTCACAACAATTGCAGTTTGGTTAACCTCGCACAGATCCCCGGTGTACCCGTCCGCACAGTCGCATTCAAACCCGCTAATAAGCTCCACACAATTACCATCATTAAGGCATGGACGAGAACTACATTCGAAAACTTCTTGCTCGCAGTAGTTACCCGTGAATCCTCTTGGGCAGCAACAGGAGCCGTTAAAGCACTGTCCACCGTTGCGACACTCGTTCTCCGGGCACTCGGGGTCAGTGTTCGGGGAGAGGAATCGCTCTTGACAAGAAACGCCTGCCCAGCCAGC
Above is a window of Liolophura sinensis isolate JHLJ2023 chromosome 7, CUHK_Ljap_v2, whole genome shotgun sequence DNA encoding:
- the LOC135470608 gene encoding uncharacterized protein LOC135470608, whose translation is MGTMKAIIPGFLPALIFLLSLQSQIVQISSDGKLSIKFLRYENPLKFKYNLFCCDGEYRSGQCTGGCDHRVRVCIDHLNSTDDIETCPLGRYELGGVAFEQGSFDFPSSFLGGLPNPFPVSLQTWEGGVQVKIMIYDQDTGIDELIDDFRFDFTDPEPAVDWSPSPADYNSPLTLVGLRPTIPSGLTVALEAYCDVSFYGPSCSVNCVPENDCLGHYECNKTTGENICLPGWTGSNCATRIPGFEDCSPDQNCNSGTCVPQGANASQYYCCCDAGYTGDFCDQDVDECASNPCVNGGTCTQPQPNSFLCSCPLLFSGPTCERRKTCADNPCLNNGMCFPGTLDSFQCACVEGFTGEFCESLNTPPTRPTTTVTTPTQSTTTTPAPRPFCEPNYYGPSCSVYCKSDPGCDSGYFTCDPKTGEKLCSEGWMGQNCDTRNTSYVPDAECPDSFCRNGAFCKNSTCCCAAGYTGRLCHIEILECDSNPCVNGGKCRDRIGDFLCDCPSGYSGRNCELIEIDDVQTTTTPPVNPCDSLACDNGGTCIVDENVGAVCLCPQGYNGPSCRNATNPITNTVCPQNRYGPGCDVVCTPADNCAEGHYDCHYSTGERICLAGWAGVSCQERFLSPNTDPECPENECRNGGQCFNGSCCCPRGFTGNYCEQEVFECSSRPCLNDGNCVELISGFECDCADGYTGDLCEVNQTAIVVTGGTTPSGVQITSGDLCRSDPCLNNGVCVHLPSGFECFCPDGYTGYLCESSISTTPVPVSDRTTTTPVPVSDGTTTTPAPVSDSTTTTPVPVSNSTTTTPVLVSDSTTTTPVPVSDSTTTTPAPVSDSTTTTPVPVSDSTTTTPVPVSDSTTTTPVPVSDSTTTNLTTGALLCSAQPCLNDGACVQLQNGVECRCKPGFLGNVCQYNDTTTVMPSSNTTAASETTQPQVCRFDSCQNNGICVQRTTSFECTCLTGFTGYFCESRIAVIPTRVSPTTNVTDNSTTISSTPFPTLDPTNSSFTPVVIVTDPQATSNYSSSRYTGSTTPNAPVVTEQQGSANVTNVTSGMTESTTVTTQTTTDNIQMITDDNMSSNSTTSSISSVPTSSDVKHSTPTTTKTTAIPTETETSTTATTTKTTTEQPTTTTPVVTTPPSTSFVSTIYVYKWWKFLDEEHIIDILRYGIYLRNLARGVQQTSIRIQRLEKYDTLDPRGRNVGELVYNASLVEGLDGPLLPPTIESIGEAIRNRGYNIRIYEGPKPWRYMYHYDLYYKAKRTDTVRTVTTKLIQAWQAKYPEYQNCECTFVIHIPRRVRYLDRDGSIITRYIYFVLVNDELNNPFVQPGPGLPELTRYFTSDVSGEVTVANPGNLTEYDNHHVIYFTGNNSYIDNDVLKEFLEEAIRNSTEAAQNCSRLEVDVVRKESQIDENGKEVIKVMYTVNCDSMSFNMTNSTAEVWNTLNDILTQNGDGELTVYRENSTLFDTENSYTLYLIGDLSNHVEEAIYNAWAEGSEDIKDCNCYVKVYVVRKQRHVGIYGIQLTAVTYFIAKEGEFLYPEISAPPTGNVFQTKLMEKNVFNPVYKRNEARPYDLHYSVILKSVLMKEAQMPLARGITTTWENNIPEQSSNCKRLAELRKGPLLSLCREKLSKAVYFVNWGDYLISPMDTAPPTTQSFASNAIDVCACQALRRKHVDIEGNLSYTETIEVQKKIEEMWKAKYPGAMIDFKSTEEFVDVKGQGVTRVYFTISVAQRDTSSSCPNFRPQKV